Below is a window of Lagenorhynchus albirostris chromosome 11, mLagAlb1.1, whole genome shotgun sequence DNA.
ACGTGATGACCCGCTCACTCTTCCAGGTGCCAGCTCCGCGGATGCCTTCCAGTTCCTCCTCCAGGATGCCACGCAGCTGAGCCAGCGCTGACTGCGCGCGGTGGCCGCGGGGGGCCCCGGAGAGCGCAGCGCGGAAGACGCGGCCAGCCCACATCATGCCCACCTCGCCTGCCCACTCCCGGCCTTGCGCACTGCGGCCGCGGCCTGATCACGTGGCGGGGGCCGGGCTCCGGCAGCCAATAGGAGTGAGAGGGGCTCAGCTACGGGGCAGGGGGCGGAGCCCGGGATAGGCGGGCGGGGCCTGGCGGGATCTGCAGTGGACTAAAGTGAATTGATTTGTAAGTTGAGACTGGAGCTGTccgtgtggggggaggggaggcgacgGGGGTTGGAAGGCAAGTCAGGGCCGGGCCCACCAgacccccaccccattcccatgCCCTGCCTCCACACCCACCTCTCGGAAGGTTAGGGGATGCCCTCTGGACGCCGGAAGCAGACACCTAGAAGCAGGCTGAGGCATATTCCGTGCGCTCCGGCCCTAGCGTTTCCCGGGTTTTGTTGAGCTCTTGGAACCCTCCCCGGTTCTCAGGTGCAAACGCCCCCCGATTTCCCCCACTGATCGCCAGTCCAATTGCTCCGCATTTTCCTCCAGTCTTAGAAGTACGGAAAAACACATCgctcaggtttttctttttcaattttattttaaagtttgaaaattacAAAGACAGCAAAGTCTTCCAGGCACAAATAACACTTGTTTACAAACAAAAAGGAGGCGGTTGGGGGGGGGACGCGCAATTGCacgtttttctgttttattaaaaacaagGGAAAGACGACTGTACAGGTTTTTTCTCCCAGCTCCCGGGTGTGAAACGTAAGTACTAGCcctagatatgtatatatacatatacacagacaTCACACAGACCTAGCTCTCTACAACTACTTAGCGATTCAAACTCGACTGCAGTATGTCTTACCGtccactcccctccctcccctcctcccccgtcTACAACTACTTATAAAAGACTCAGAAGTAAAGAGGTCGGGAGGTTTTTAAGTGGTGGGCAGCAGGGCTGGAGCCCCACCAGACTGCTAAGCAAAGCCACCTCTTGTACAGGAACCAAAAATCAGGGGAAAAGCAAAAAGGTCCTCCTAGGATACAATCCAATTGTGTGGAAAAACCCAAGTTTCAACAGGGCACACTGAGGCACTTGGCTGAATGACTCTCACCCTTCCCCCAAAGTTTCCACTCCTGTTTAACAGGAGACTTTCGGAAGCCAAAGaccaccccccactcccaccccccacttCCAGTGGCTAGTTTCCAGCTGACTGAGAGAAGACACAGTTTCTCAGACCAGCTGTCACTTCAACCCCCTCCACATCTCTAGGACAATAGGGAGGCCACTGGGGCAGACTTAACAGAAGTGACAAGGAAACTGGATTTGGACGCCCCACTGCTCACCACCGGGAGGTGGAAGCCAGCCTAGAGAGGGTATTTTTtccacctccctcctctgccgTCCAGCTGCTGCCACCCCTCTCCTCCGCGCCTAGGTTCTGAAACTCTCACAAGCAGTGCTCAACTTAAAGAAAACTCGATGGCCTCATAGGTATTCCTACAAACCTTACAATTCCTGGGCTCGCTGTCATCTAGCCTCAAGAAGCTGCCTTGCgcattctccccctccccacgacTTTGACCTTCAGAGTGAACCAGCCATCTAactaaacaaaacacacaaacccACCCAAATCCCCAAACCCATAAGCATATTAGTaacaaatcaacaaaacaaaatataagtaCATTCTCATCATTACAGAGATGAGATTTGTTGTTGCTGTCCTGGCATGATTGGTTAAGGAGAAATGAATTATTCCCTAATTTCTGAGGAATACAAACTGTCTCTTTATAAAGTCAGAAGGAAAGGGGGCAAAGGGCTGCAGATGAGGatcaagagagaagaaaggagaaaagtattTACAGAAAATAGGAGACAGGCAGGAGTGTCCACAAGGAGAGCCTCGTTGTCACTTCTTCTTGCCGGCCCTCTTGGCACTGGACTTGGCTTTGGGCTTCACTGGTTTGGCCTTCTTAGGCTTGGATGCCTTGACTGGCTTGGCTTTGACAGTCTTGGGTCTTTTGGTTTTCCTGGGCGTGGCAGCCGGCTTCTTCTTGGCCTTCTTGACTGGGGTGGCTTTGGGCTTCTTGCTTGGGGCTTTCGAGGCAGCCTTCTTGGGCTTGGCGGCCTTCTTTGGCGTGGCCACCTTCTTGACTTCCTTCTTCGTCTTCTTGAAGGCCACTGACCTCTTGGGCTCGTCGCTCTTGGCCAGCCGGAAAGACCCCGAGGCACCCACGCCTTTGGTCTGTTTGAGGACCCCAGTGGTGACCAAGCGCTTGATGGACAACTTGATCTGGGAGTCGGCGTTCTCACCCACCTTGTAGTGGCTCTTGATGTACTTCTGGATGGACTGGCGCGAAGAGCCAGCACGGTTCTTCTCCGCCTGGATGGCAGCCACGATCATGTCTGAATACTTGGGGTGGTCTGTGGACTTCTTGGAGGCCTTGGCCCTCTTGGGCTTGGCCGCAGGGGTGGATGTGGAGTTCTCGGTCATGGTGGCCTGCCTGGTCCTGCTGTTGAAGAAGGCACCTTCCAAAGGGCCAGCCCTCGTCGGAAGCCCAGGAAAGCCTGATTCGGGATCTGCTGTGGTGCCTCTGGCTCCCAAGCCAGTCCGAGGCCGTCTCTCAGGGGACCTTGCTCGGGTCGCGGGGGGGGGACTCACTGGGCCGGGTCTGCGTGGCCCAGCCTCGCCGGTCTGTCGGTCGGTCTCGGCGCCCGGGTctgcctccgcctccgcctcctcTGCCTCCCTTTTCCCAGCTCCGCGTCTGGCGCTCGGGCGGCGCATCCGGGTATTTAGCGGCGGCGGGCGGACCGCGGTGAGGACAGGGCTGCTGGCTGCCTGCTCCCGGCCCGGAATGGCGCCGCGCCGCCGCCATCTGTGTTTCTTCCGCTGAGCAAATCCGACCTTTCCCCCCGGCCCGGGCCTTCCCGCTCCCCGCCGCCGCCCGGGGACGCTGCCTGGCTCTCTGGGCTCCCCCACCGGGCGTCCCGCCGGCCCGGCCGCCGCCCCCCGCGCCCGCCACGCGCCCCAAACGGCGCCAAGGACCGCTGGCGCGCCGGCACATTTCCCCTTTGCCGGGGGCTGGCTCTGCGGGGCCGGGGAGCCCCGGTGCGGGAAACCCCCCGTAGCAAAGCTCCCCCCTGGGGCTACCGGGGACCCCGCTCCCGGCCCGCGGCGGGACCCCCCAGCCTGGCGGAGCGGCCCGAAAGCGGCCCCAACTAACACACGCGGCCCCGAGCCGGGCGACTCCCAGCCGGGCCGAGCCGGGACAGGGGGGAGGGGTCCCTCCCCCGGGGTCCGGTCACCTCTCGGGGGTCATCCCACCACCGGGCCCCCCGCACCTCTACCCTCTCTCTGTCCATGGGGCCCCTAAGCAAACTTTCCCTGGAAGAGTTGGAAGGGCACTTTCAAACTttgtcccttccccctcctctgtcTTCGCTCCCCCAGCGCGCC
It encodes the following:
- the LOC132529035 gene encoding histone H1.0, translating into MRRPSARRGAGKREAEEAEAEADPGAETDRQTGEAGPRRPGPVSPPPATRARSPERRPRTGLGARGTTADPESGFPGLPTRAGPLEGAFFNSRTRQATMTENSTSTPAAKPKRAKASKKSTDHPKYSDMIVAAIQAEKNRAGSSRQSIQKYIKSHYKVGENADSQIKLSIKRLVTTGVLKQTKGVGASGSFRLAKSDEPKRSVAFKKTKKEVKKVATPKKAAKPKKAASKAPSKKPKATPVKKAKKKPAATPRKTKRPKTVKAKPVKASKPKKAKPVKPKAKSSAKRAGKKK